Proteins co-encoded in one Setaria viridis chromosome 9, Setaria_viridis_v4.0, whole genome shotgun sequence genomic window:
- the LOC117838118 gene encoding alkaline ceramidase has protein sequence MADSMVASFWGPVTSTTELCEENYAHSSYIAEFYNTISNVPCVLLALIGLVNAFRQGFEKRFSVLHISNMILAIGSMIFHATLQHVLQQSDETPMVWEILLYMYVLYSPDWHYRSTMPTFLFLYGAAFAVVHFFARFQVVFKVHYIGLCLLCIPRMYKYYIQTKDVAAKRLAKLWVLTLTLGTLCWLVDRIFCKKLSHWYVNPQGHAWWHVLMGLNSYYANTFLMFCRAQQRGWEPRITHLLGFLPYVKVQKPEKRE, from the exons ATGGCGGATTCAATGGTAGCGAGCTTCTGGGGGCCTGTTACATCAACAACTGAGTTGTGCGAGGAGAATTATGCGCACTCATCATACATTGCAGAATTCTACAATACCATCTCTAATGTCCCATGTGTTCTTTTGGCGCTTATTGGGCTAGTGAATGCTTTCCGCCAAGGTTTTGAGAAACGATTCAGTGTCCTGCACATATCCAATATGATACTTGCTATTGGGAGTATGATTTTCCATGCCACCTTGCAACACGT CCTACAACAGAGTGACGAGACTCCGATGGTGTGGGAGATCCTCCTATATATGTATGTCCTTTATTCACCGGACTGGCATTACAGGAGCACCATGCCTAcattccttttcctatacggtGCTGCCTTCGCTGTAGTTCATTTCTTTGCCCGATTCCAAGTTGTATTCAAGGTGCATTACATTGGCCTCTGCCTCCTCTGCATCCCTCGGATGTACAAGTACTACATACAGACGAAAGACGTGGCTGCAAAGCGGCTTGCGAAGCTGTGGGTTCTTACGTTAACCCTTGGGACTCTCTGCTGGCTAGTTGATCGCATCTTCTGTAAGAAGCTTTCACACTGGTATGTCAACCCGCAGGGGCACGCATGGTGGCATGTGCTTATGGGCCTCAACTCGTACTATGCAAACACATTCCTAATGTTTTGTCGGGCTCAGCAACGTGGCTGGGAGCCACGGATTACCCATCTTCTTGGATTTTTGCCTTATGTCAAGGTCCAGAAACCAGAAAAGAGGGAATGA
- the LOC117838655 gene encoding zinc finger CCCH domain-containing protein 24 → MMNSMPISASPAAGVDGGPLAAGTPRKNATAAAAVAEMARHLTVDTDDAFAGLLELAADDDAEGLRRALERAPPAAADEAGLWYGRRKVLEHRTPLMVAATYGSLAALRLLVSLPSVDVNRRSGTDGTTALHCAASGGSRTAVEAVKLLLGAGADADATDDSGRRPADVISVLPKMFDAKFALQDLLGCPKSEHGMLRVVTRSTNWISSPVSSPTAEDARSPSAAVMMTTKFADLPRVATSEKKEYPVDPSLPDIKNSIYASDEFRMYSFKIRPCSRAYSHDWTECPFVHPGENARRRDPRKYHYSCVPCPDFRKGVCRRGDMCEYAHGVFECWLHPAQYRTRLCKDGTSCNRRVCFFAHTTDELRPLYVSTGSAVPSPRASATAAMEMAAAMGLMPGSPSSVSAVMSPFTPPMSPSGNGMPPSLGWQQPNVPTLHLPGSSLQSSRLRTSLSARDMPADDYSLMQDLDSQLMNDLCYSRLSSSTGNHSARTKSLNPSNLDDLFSAEMVSSPRYSNADQGAMFSPSHKAAILNQFQQQQQALLSPINTGVYSPKAVDNQQLPSHSSLLQASLGMSSPGRMSPRCVESGSPMNSHLAAALVQREKQQQQQQTMRSLSSRDLGPSAARASALVGSPLSSSWSKWGSPSGTPDWGVNGEELGKLRRSSSFELRSGGDDPDLSWVHTLVKESPPEKQVTMAESINSVGPSPLMPPGMNNSEGSGLNTQLDGHDQAAVIGALLEQMQLDQQVGSLAT, encoded by the coding sequence ATGATGAACAGCATGCCGATCTCTGCGTCCCCTGCGGCAGGAGTCGATGGCGGCCCGCTGGCGGCCGGCACGCCCAGGAAGaatgcgacggcggcggccgctgtcGCCGAGATGGCGAGGCATCTCACCGTCGACACGGACGACGCCTTCGCCGGCCTGCTGGAGCTCGCCGCTGACGACGACGCGGAGGGGCTGCGCCGCGCACTagagcgcgcgccgccggccgccgccgatgaAGCCGGCCTCTGGTATGGCCGCCGGAAGGTCCTGGAGCATCGCACCCCGCTGATGGTCGCCGCCACCTACGGgagcctcgccgcgctccgcctGCTGGTGTCCCTCCCGTCCGTCGACGTCAACCGTCGCTCCGGCACCGATGGCACCACCGCCCTCCACTGCGCCGCCTCTGGTGGCTCACGGACGGCGGTTGAGGCCGTCAAGCTGCTGCTCGGGGCGGGGGCAGACGCTGACGCCACGGACGACTCTGGGCGCCGTCCGGCTGATGTGATCTCTGTGCTGCCGAAGATGTTTGACGCCAAGTTCGCCCTCCAAGATCTTCTTGGATGCCCGAAGTCTGAGCATGGCATGCTCCGGGTGGTGACAAGGTCCACCAACTGGATTTCATCACCCGTTTCATCCCCCACCGCGGAGGATGCACGCTCACCATCTGCTGCTGTGATGATGACGACAAAGTTTGCTGACCTGCCTAGGGTTGCGACATCGGAGAAGAAGGAATATCCAGTGGATCCATCCCTTCCAGATATCAAGAACAGCATCTATGCCTCAGATGAGTTCCGCATGTACTCGTTCAAGATCCGCCCTTGCTCGCGGGCATACTCGCATGACTGGACCGAGTGCCCCTTTGTCCACCCAGGAGAGAATGCTCGGCGCCGGGACCCCCGCAAATACCACTACAGTTGTGTGCCATGCCCAGACTTCAGGAAGGGTGTGTGCCGGCGCGGCGACATGTGTGAGTATGCTCATGGAGTATTTGAGTGCTGGCTCCATCCAGCACAGTACCGTACACGGCTTTGTAAGGATGGTACAAGCTGTAACCGGCGTGTCTGTTTCTTTGCCCACACAACTGATGAGCTCCGCCCACTGTATGTCTCCACTGGATCAGCTGTACCATCCCCAAGGGCTTCAGCAACAGCTGCAATGGAGATGGCTGCAGCTATGGGCTTGATGCCTGGTTCCCCATCATCGGTTTCAGCGGTAATGTCTCCATTTACCCCACCAATGTCCCCTTCAGGCAATGGGATGCCCCCTTCATTGGGGTGGCAGCAGCCAAATGTTCCAACATTACACCTTCCTGGCAGCAGCCTTCAGTCGAGCAGGCTCCGAACATCACTTAGTGCAAGGGATATGCCTGCCGATGACTACTCCCTGATGCAGGATCTTGATTCCCAGCTTATGAATGATCTGTGCTATTCACGTCTCAGTTCATCCACAGGGAACCACTCTGCTCGAACCAAGTCCCTGAATCCGTCAAACCTGGATGATCTCTTCTCTGCCGAGATGGTCTCATCCCCGAGGTATAGTAATGCTGACCAAGGTGCTATGTTTTCACCTTCTCACAAGGCTGCTATCCTGAATCagttccagcagcagcagcaagcactGCTTTCTCCAATCAACACTGGAGTTTACTCACCAAAGGCTGTGGACAACCAGCAGTTGCCTTCACACTCATCCCTgttacaagcatcacttgggatGTCCTCCCCTGGCCGGATGTCTCCACGATGTGTCGAATCAGGTTCCCCAATGAACTCCCACCTAGCTGCTGCTCTTGTTCAGCgtgagaagcagcagcagcagcagcagacaaTGAGGAGTCTCAGTTCTCGTGACCTTGGGCCTAGTGCAGCACGAGCATCAGCTCTTGTTGGCTCGCCTCTAAGCTCATCATGGTCCAAGTGGGGATCTCCTTCAGGAACACCGGATTGGGGCGTGAATGGTGAAGAATTGGGTAAGCTCCGCCGCTCATCATCCTTTGAGCTGAGGTCTGGTGGTGATGACCCTGATCTCTCTTGGGTACATACACTGGTTAAGGAATCTCCACCAGAGAAGCAAGTTACAATGGCTGAATCCATTAACTCTGTTGGACCCTCACCGCTAATGCCTCCTGGCATGAACAACAGCGAAGGTTCTGGTCTGAACACACAGCTGGATGGACATGACCAAGCTGCGGTTATAGGCGCATTGCTTGAGCAGATGCAGCTTGATCAGCAAGTTGGTAGTCTAGCAACATAG